Proteins encoded by one window of Lathyrus oleraceus cultivar Zhongwan6 chromosome 1, CAAS_Psat_ZW6_1.0, whole genome shotgun sequence:
- the LOC127120590 gene encoding pleiotropic drug resistance protein 1, producing the protein MFIEEVMELVELNPLRNSLVGLPGVNGLSTEQRKRLTIAVELVANPSIIFMDEPTSGLDARAAAIVMRTVRNTVDTGRTVVCTIHQPSIDIFEAFDELFLMKRGGQEVYVGPLGRHSSQLIKYFESIKGVSKIKDGYNPATWMLEVTSSAQELTLGVDFNDTYKNSELFRRNKQLIEELGKPAYGSKDLHFSTQYSQSFSVQCLACLWKQHWSYWRNPPYTAVRFFFTTFIGLMFGTIFWDLGRKYSNRQDLFNAFGSMYTAVLFLGVQNSSAVQPVVAVERSVFYRERAAGMYSALPYAFAQVIIELPYVFIQAISYGVIVYAMIGFDWTLEKFFWYIFFMYFTLCYFTFYGMMAVAITPNHHVASIVASAFYAIWNLFSGFVVPRPMIPVWWRWYYWACPVAWTIYGLIASQFGDINIMMESENETVQEFITSYFGIKHDFIGVCAAVVVGTGVLFACIFAVSIKLFNFQRR; encoded by the exons TTGGTTGGTTTGCCTGGCGTGAACGGTCTTTCAACCGAACAACGTAAGAGGCTAACTATAGCAGTTGAGTTAGTTGCCAACCCTTCCATAATTTTCATGGATGAGCCTACATCTGGTTTAGATGCTAGAGCTGCTGCAATTGTTATGCGAACCGTTAGAAACACAGTTGACACAGGAAGAACAGTTGTTTGCACCATTCATCAACCAAGTATCGACATATTCGAAGCTTTTGACGAG TTATTCCTGATGAAGCGCGGAGGACAAGAAGTATACGTTGGGCCGTTGGGTCGTCATTCGAGTCAACTGATCAAGTATTTTGAGAGCATTAAAGGGGTTAGTAAAATCAAAGATGGCTATAATCCAGCAACATGGATGTTGGAAGTTACGAGTTCGGCGCAAGAACTTACTTTAggtgttgattttaatgatacATACAAAAACTCTGAGTTGTTTAGGAGAAACAAGCAACTTATAGAAGAATTAGGAAAACCTGCTTATGGTTCAAAGGATCTTCATTTCTCCACCCAATACTCACAGTCATTTTCGGTCCAATGCTTGGCTTGCTTATGGAAACAACATTGGTCGTATTGGCGCAATCCGCCATATACTGCTGTGAGGTTCTTCTTCACTACTTTCATAGGCTTGATGTTTGGAACAATATTCTGGGATCTTGGCAGGAAATA CTCAAATAGACAAGATCTGTTTAATGCGTTCGGTTCGATGTATACTGCTGTTCTCTTCCTTGGGGTCCAGAATTCATCGGCTGTACAACCCGTGGTAGCCGTTGAAAGATCTGTCTTCTATAGAGAAAGAGCTGCTGGAATGTATTCTGCCTTGCCCTATGCATTTGCACAG GTTATAATAGAACTACCTTATGTTTTTATCCAAGCTATATCATATGGTGTGATAGTTTATGCGATGATTGGATTTGATTGGACTCTAGAGAAATTCTTTTGGTACATATTTTTCATGTACTTTACATTGTGCTACTTCACCTTCTATGGAATGATGGCAGTAGCAATAACTCCAAATCACCATGTCGCGTCAATCGTGGCTTCTGCATTCTATGCGATTTGGAATCTCTTTTCAGGATTCGTCGTTCCACGACCG ATGATTCCGGTGTGGTGGAGATGGTACTATTGGGCATGTCCTGTGGCTTGGACTATATATGGATTGATAGCATCACAATTTGGAGATATAAACATCATGATGGAATCAGAAAATGAAACAGTTCAAGAATTCATAACAAGTTACTTTGGTATCAAGCATGATTTCATAGGTGTTTGTGCAGCTGTTGTTGTTGGGACAGGAGTGCTCTTTGCATGTATTTTTGCTGTCTCAATCAAACTCTTCAACTTCCAAAGACGGTAG